The sequence below is a genomic window from Cicer arietinum cultivar CDC Frontier isolate Library 1 chromosome 6, Cicar.CDCFrontier_v2.0, whole genome shotgun sequence.
AATTCCTATTTCTCAACCACATTTTTTTCAAAGGGGAGAAATAAATAGTTACCATGGTTCTATATTGACACCTCAATCACAATCCCAAAACCTAAACCAGATATTTAATAGCCTTTGCCAGCCAAAGGCTCAATCAGCAACTAAAACAAGTTTCAATGCCCAACGAGAGAACACAATTGTGAAGGCTGAAGCTGAAGTCATACCTGCAAATCTTGATTCACGTTTTCATCGGCGTTCGGTTTCATATAATGCAAGATCTGTGCCCAATGAATTAGCTGATTCCAATGTTTCCAATCTGAATGGTTTCAGCCATAAACATATGGAGCAACAAATCTTATCAGGTATCGGGATACAAAGTCACGGTAATCACAATATGAATCCATTGAGTGCCGTAAATATGTCTCAACTGAAAACAGATGGAGGCcaaatttattatcaaaattCTGACAACACTTCACTGCTTGGAGGAATCCCAATATGTAGTGGAATGAGTAACAATCTTCTAAGGACAAATATGATTAACTGCTCGGTTTCAAACGCTCCTGAATTATCCATTACTGATTTTTCTGGATCACAAAAAGAAGGGTTTGGAATTCAAAATGCTAATTTGATTAATCAATCTGCTACCTATCACATGCATCTAGAAGGCTCTGATGGGAAGAATCTCCCTGTTGATTTAAAGCATGCTCGAGATGATTTGGTTTCCATGGATCAACGGATAGATGATATGCTTCAGGCCCTGACGATCCCATCATCGCTTCATCTTAAGGAGCATGTGCCTATGAATAATCGCATCCCTGGTTTTGAACATGAAGAAGCTTGCACTCAACTTTCATCAGGTGATGATGATTTGTTTGACGTCTTGGGTGTGGATTTCAAAAGGAATCTGCTGAATGGAAACTGGAATGAGTTGCTTCTTGCCAATGAATCCGATGCCAATGCAGAAAAACTAGATAAAAAGGCGATGTGTACGAACTTTCCGGTTGTAAGTCATGATAATATTTATGCGGTTAACGAAGCAATATCAAACAATGGCATCTTCTCTGGAACAAACACTGACCATCTCTTAGATGCTATGATCTCGAAGACTCAATCTGCCGCGAAGCAAAATTCTAATGAAATGTCTTGCAGGACAACAGTAACAAGGATTAGTACCAAATCTGTTCCCTCTCCTGCTTGCATGCAGATTACGGGCAATCATGTTGTCGAAGGGCGATTTTTTGATTTTCCAAAGACGGAGGTTAAAACAGGTGCTGCGGAAACAAGTTCTCTTAGGTCTGGTTGCAGCAAAGATAATGCTGGAAACTGTTCTCAATCCACTTCCTTATATGGGTCTCAAATTAGTTCATGGGTGGAGAATGGTAGTAGTAATGTGAAGCGTGAAAATAGTGTTTCGACTGGATACTCTAAACGGCCTGATGAAGTTTGCAAATCAAATCGTAAAAGGCTTAAACCTGGAGAGAATCCAAGGCCTCGACCCAAAGATCGTCAAATGATTCAAGATCGTGTGAAAGAGTTACGGGAAATTGTGCCTAATGGAGCAAAGGTATATATATCACTTATTGTGCTGTCCTTTATCTCATTCcacattttctttaattaaatatatcgcATGGTGGTGctgaatttttatttgtttggcTTTTAAAATGATAATGATTCAACAGTGTAGCATAGACGCACTTCTTGAACGGACCATCAAACATATGCTTTTCTTGCAAAGTGTAACGAAGCATGCTGACAAGCTGAAACAGACAGGAGAATCCAAGGTAGAGACATTATTTGTTGCATTTGTCTTGTGTGTTAGACTGTTGATTTTGTTATGATGTGGAAACTTTTCATTTTCATGGGTATTTGTTGATAAGTTGAATACTCCCTCCATTTCATATCAAGTGTGGTTTAAAGTTATGTACACTTCTTTAAGAAAATCGTTCTATTTATTAATTTCTACGATAAAATGAGTTTCATTTACTGAAGTACCCATATTAAAATAGCAAATATAGTAGTTAGTGCAGTAAGTAGAGacacaaatacaataaataaggACATTACTGGAAATGGAAAAAGGGAGATAAACAAAGCCCCCATCGGATGATTCTTCTTTAAACATTTACATATACAAATTATGCAGCATTATATGGACAACAGTGCAAAGGCTATTAGACATCTTTGCGTTGGCAAGTGATACAGAAGACAGACTTTAACGATTGTCAATCATGAAGTGCATTGCATTTGTAGTATAGTTTAAGTAGCCGCTCACTTGAAATTTCCACGGCATATGCTCCTCCATTGAAAACCAGAAGTTCTACAATCTCCCTTACATACTGTTTGATCTGGAAATAGACGTTCAGAACATACATAAAGAATAAAACACTGACCATTCTTTCTTTTCCAAATGTGCAGATTGTTAGTAAAGAAGGTGGATTGTTATTAAAAGACAACTTTGAGGGAGGGGCTACATGGGCATATGAGGTTGGTTCACAATCAATGGTTTGCCCTATCATAGTCGAGGATCTTAATCATCCCCGTCAAATGCTAGTCGAGGTAGTGACCGACCGACTctctataaatttataatttcttttaccCCTTGTATACTTCTAACTTACCTCTTTAACCTGCTTACATGTACTTATTACAGATGCTTTGTGAGGAACGGGGCCTCTTTCTTGAAATAGCCGATTTAGTCAAAGGATTGGGGTTAAATATCTTGAAAGGGGTCATGGAAGCTCGCAATGACAAGATCTGGGCACGCTTTTCTGTTGAGGTATTAAACCAGTAGCTCTCCAAGTGCTTCAATACTTATGACAATGTTTTCTCAGACCAAACAGACttatgtttttgaaaattatactTCATTTGGTTTGCCAAGGAAAATATCATGCTTGTACCGATAGAGATCGTAAAATATCACAAGCGttcaacatttaatttttgCAGGCAAATAGGGATGTAACAAGGATGGAAATATTTATGTCGTTAGTTCGACTTTTGGAGCAAACATCGAAGGGTGGCGGAGCATCTTCATCAAATGCAGTTGATAACAACATGATGGTTTATCATTCTATCCCACAATCGACTCAGATAGCAGCAACCGGTAGGCCTAGCATCTTGCAATAATAACTCACCTAGTTTCTTGGTCTGGAATGTTGTTGAGAGCAAGTCTTGGCACATGCTTGCCATGATTGACATCAAATCTAGTCTTACTTGACTTAGGTGATATTAACTTTCTCTAACCTCGCCACTGTAACACCCTTTCATATTTGAGGGATGTGTTTAGTTAGTGAAGTGCATCTCAAGATTAATATGCATTGGTATAAAACATGTATAAGAATGTTATCTCATGTACTTGCCAAGATAGCTTGATGGTTTAGGCAACTTAGTTAACttgcatttttctttctttcttgtaATTTCATTGGTGTGTTTGTATTATTATGATTCAGATGTATAGGTATTTTAGGATTTTGAccattttatccttttttttttcttcttattttggAGTAGTGATTTTGGCTGTGTTATAATACTACTAATGTTATTAATATCAGATTTGTGTGGTTTGTGTatgttatttatgttttaaattagaATAATATGCCTTAGTTATAATACCTGCCTATTAATAGCACAAATAGGTACTGAAGTCAATGATTCATCAACATTAAACAATGATTCCCATGTTACAAGAAGATACCAACATTTAGTAGTTGGTGGTCATTGGTGATTTGTTCTTACAAATGATTGGTTGTTGGAATTTAAGTGAGAGATTAGTTCTACATTGGATGAGCtaaatgaataatatatataagagGTGATTTTAGAGTGGTCAAAATCTCTTAGTGGTTCTGTTTTTAGCTTTGCAAAGTAATAAATGACCAGTACCACCAGAGCttaaaaaatacacatttaacACAAAAAGTACCACCAGAGCttaaaaaatacacatttaacACAAAAAGCTTCATTCAATCTCCTCAAACCAATTCAGCTTAGCCAATCACCTGCAAGTTCAGATTCAAAAGGAAAAGCAGCAGGTGGCTCAATTCAAAAGTCTCATTCTGATTTAGCTtcctcaaaaattattttataggatAACACTCATATCTAAATGTTGTAACTAACAACACAACTAACTAATTATTTAACTTGTAACTAACTAATTGAATCACATTTTGTCACACTCCACATTGGTTAAAGAAACCACTCCAAGCTTGTTCCTATCTCATGAAACTTCACTCTCTTCAATGACTTAGTAAGTATATATGCAGTTTGTAGTGCTCAACATCGGTTTGTTTTTTGTTGTCAATCAGAACTTCAACGACTTAGCCTATCTTAGATTACTTTCTTCCATCAATGCAGTTAACCATAGGGCCTGACCGATTCGCATTGACACTACTACATGCTCTGCTTCACATGAGCACAATGTTGCGATATTATGCATTTTTGAAGGCCATGATATTGGTGCTTTTTCAAGCATTAACACATAGTCAATAGTGCTCTTCCTATTTCTATCATCTTTGTCTCTACACCAATCAGCATCATTGTATCCCATTAATTTAATCTTTGTATCAAAGAAACTCCTAAGATATAGTATGTTAGATATTTTATTAGGGGTATGCTGCAAATCTTgaataaaaagaagataaaattgattatgatgaaggttatacaaataaatttcaaagtgCGTCTATCACACTAAATTTTAGGTTTGTCGTCCCCACTAATCTATGTGTTTTGGATGCAAACGAGTTAACGATGAAACTCTTTCAGGATACATTAGAATATTTGATatgaattgcacattcacacGTCAAGTATATAGATCAATGatattttatagaataaaattttCTTAGTTACTCTCGTGTACTAGATAAAAGaacaaatgatttaaaaataaatataataaaatttatctcatattaatatgaaaatatgatgtTTTTCTGCCAACAAAAATGACTCTATTTATAGAGTAACTTATATCCCTTGATGAAggaaaacaatattaaattgaaatcattatataatattaacgGCCCACCTTTGATATATTGTAATATTTGATCAAGTGGTTAGCATTGAATCATTCTGTTGGAGCATGTTTGAATCCAACTGATGCCACTTTTCGCCATTAAGAAATATGTTGTCCCTTGATTTTTCCATAAGCCTACTAATCAATCTAACATTGTAGGTTTGTGAGCCTAAACATCCACTGCTTGTTGTGCAAAATCCACCACTGGATATTGGATTCTCTAATACAGCCCAAGACTATATCACCCTTCTCTAGCCCATGATTTTGTTGTGATGCGGCACATTTAAGAAACACTTTTCCACTCTTCTTATTATTCTATATTTACAATTTACTTTAACACATTTTTTTCCCCTTTAACACAcattttactattactattttaaCATCTAATATTTTGTGAAACTATTCACGTGTTATTAGTTTCAAATTACACTCCAATGAATATCAGTTATTCAACATTCGTAAAGGTTTTTTCTATTGTTTTAACTCTCCAATTAATATATTGAATCCTtgtaatttttttcaagaaatacATCCATAACTACGATGAGTGAAAATTATTCTATATCTTATATTGCTTATGCTTATCTGAAAataggaagacaatgacatatGTACTTGTCTTTATGCAACTCTTTTGTATGCTCCTTTTAGGTAAGCAAAAAGTGagaatttttacatttttttatttttcatctttgagttttaattctattcatatattttgatatatttgtggTCAATTTCTATTTATTGACATTTGGtccaaatacatcaatttttttaatccaaaTTGTACTTATATTTCATTGCATAGTATATCGTGTGTCCTCCAATGTATTTGCCGAATATATGCAATATTTCAAAAACCAAATGAAATCGGTTGTTTGATTATCCAAATTGTACTTATATTTCATTACATAGTACATCGTGTGTCCTTCAATGTATTTGTCGAATATATGCAATATTTCAAAAACCGAATGAGATCGGCTGTTTGACCGGGAATTAGACCCATACCCTATTCGGCCAACACACAAAAACCACtggtcaataaaaattgaaaaaaaacgCGTTGAACCGGCCGAGTCATTGAACTTGACCCGATTCTGAAAAACTgtctgatttttttaaaaacaccagttttctaaataaataaaataatgttttaaagtttgactttaacaaaaaaaacttgTATTTCACTCAAACTCTTATTCCACTTAATCGCATGACACTAGTAGTTGATTAGTTGATCCATATGAGATTTGAtgcttaaatttataatatgaaGAGTTGCCTTTGTTGTAGATTTTAATGTATTTGTTATAGATATTGagtttttgttataaattttatggatttttacTTTATAAGTTACAaagttttggatattttaatatatttcatgtattttttttattttatttattgaacgATTTATTGAACAATTAGACTGTGGTTCAACCGGTTGGAACAATAGAACCATGACTCAGAGGTCTCGTCGGTTTGACCTCTAGTctagtttttaaaacattggATATACAttgaaacttgaaaaaagtttctAATATCAATACACATATCTTAAATTTCAGTGataatatgaataaattatatagTATTATATGATGACAACTACACTATCTTTCACTCAATCTTTAGATATATCGAGTCAAATAGTGTATAACTTAACTCACTAAGATTTCCTCCtatgaagaataataaatatctcATGTCTATAAGATAGATTCATCCtacatttttagtttttacaattgtttaatttattcaaattgaaTATTACATAGTATCAtcacagaaaaaaaaatcatgttttaaagaaaataactatttttagtgatatctataaaatatacaattatattCTACTTTACTTATtagataactaaaattaatattgaaacCATATAGAAGGATATAATTTAGAATTAGACCAACAAATTATTATTGGAGTATAAAGTTCTTTAGATTCAATTTATAttgtttatcatattttttttattatttcttcttATTATAGCACTTATGATATGGacttagagaaaaaaaatggtattttctctaaaatattgAATTAGTTTTGTATGgatgtatattaaaatatatttttaatttttttgaaatagtaaattgttttttttatacaaaatagtaaattatttcAGTACTAGAaaaaatttatctcaaacacatattttttaattattttttgcattATATGAAACTTATTTCGATCACCAAAGTtgtaatttataaacaaaatctGCACTCTTCAATCCATCAAGacactttttttaaaagcaaaattGTAAGACATTACGCAGATTATTGTCAAATTGTGTACATAATATtacacaatatttttaaaaaattatatatttaccCACGCGTTGCGTGAGTCTTAATctaattttcattaatttaactAGTAAAAATTCATACCTTCACACAGGTGCTGCGTCGTTACTATATTTTTCTCTTAGATAATAATTAAAGAAGATCGATAAAAAACTCTTATTTATGctataaataaaagatttaatttattaaattaataatgacaaaataaaattaaaattgataatgagTTGTACTACTTATATTTTTGTGTTTCCaagtaaaatatattagatcaattgattaataaataTTGCAATAAATATtgcaataaatattatatatatatatatatatatatatatatatatatatatatatatatatatatatataactcacaaagatttgttctgttttttttcttaaagtttatcaataacaaatatatatgtttgcactattttttatattttagtgcatatatttgttttgtgattttttatattatcagtgataaatatttatctcgtcgcgtgttatttttatgtatcagtagcaaatatttgttttgtaatttttcatatttatcattgataaatatttattctatatttttttatgcatgGATGAAATATTTATCccgtatatt
It includes:
- the LOC101506222 gene encoding transcription factor LHW-like, whose amino-acid sequence is MGFLLKEALKTLCSQNQWCYAVFWKIGCNNSKLLIWEDCYYEPLPSPFLQQIGATSNFPYRDAEGCWFSTDSQLRIQEDDRVCSLINKMMVNNSVNVAGQGILGRAAFTGSHQWILLNNFIKDAYPPEVLTELQCQFSAGMQTVAVIPVLPHGVVQLGSFLPIMENIGFVNDVKSLIFQLGRVPGSLLSEDYSARISNERHVNDCVPVSFDPQVITSNCTPSVANGSNQPSNSSHGPIPISQPHFFQRGEINSYHGSILTPQSQSQNLNQIFNSLCQPKAQSATKTSFNAQRENTIVKAEAEVIPANLDSRFHRRSVSYNARSVPNELADSNVSNLNGFSHKHMEQQILSGIGIQSHGNHNMNPLSAVNMSQLKTDGGQIYYQNSDNTSLLGGIPICSGMSNNLLRTNMINCSVSNAPELSITDFSGSQKEGFGIQNANLINQSATYHMHLEGSDGKNLPVDLKHARDDLVSMDQRIDDMLQALTIPSSLHLKEHVPMNNRIPGFEHEEACTQLSSGDDDLFDVLGVDFKRNLLNGNWNELLLANESDANAEKLDKKAMCTNFPVVSHDNIYAVNEAISNNGIFSGTNTDHLLDAMISKTQSAAKQNSNEMSCRTTVTRISTKSVPSPACMQITGNHVVEGRFFDFPKTEVKTGAAETSSLRSGCSKDNAGNCSQSTSLYGSQISSWVENGSSNVKRENSVSTGYSKRPDEVCKSNRKRLKPGENPRPRPKDRQMIQDRVKELREIVPNGAKCSIDALLERTIKHMLFLQSVTKHADKLKQTGESKIVSKEGGLLLKDNFEGGATWAYEVGSQSMVCPIIVEDLNHPRQMLVEMLCEERGLFLEIADLVKGLGLNILKGVMEARNDKIWARFSVEANRDVTRMEIFMSLVRLLEQTSKGGGASSSNAVDNNMMVYHSIPQSTQIAATGRPSILQ